Proteins found in one Magnolia sinica isolate HGM2019 chromosome 5, MsV1, whole genome shotgun sequence genomic segment:
- the LOC131246487 gene encoding uncharacterized protein LOC131246487 isoform X3 has protein sequence MKRSLPLWLLKAGCEGHISLYLFPSSSYLMASPFVVAAAQACKDRNKNNASFRSMKRSWSSNESSYGSSAATKSCVCAPATHAGSFKCRLHRVWN, from the exons ATGAAACGCAGTTTGCCGCTTTGGCTACTGAAAGCCGGGTGCGAAG GACATATATCCTTGTATCTCTTTCCTTCCAGCAGCTACCTCATGGCTTCTCCctttgttgttgctgctgcacaAGCATGCAAGGACCGCAACAAGAACAATGCTTCGTTCCGCAGCATGAAGCGATCCTGGTCATCGAATGAGTCATCATATGGCTCCAGCGCTGCGACGAAATCCTGCGTCTGTGCTCCTGCCACGcacgccggatctttcaaatgcAGGCTCCACAGG GTGTGGAATTAA